The proteins below come from a single Mycolicibacterium sp. TY81 genomic window:
- the mftR gene encoding mycofactocin system transcriptional regulator (MftR, the mycofactocin system transcriptional regulator, is an uncharacterized TetR family DNA-binding transcription factor. Its role is inferred by context. It occurs as part of the biosynthesis locus for mycofactocin, a partially characterized electron carrier derived from the terminal Val-Tyr dipeptide of the precursor peptide MftA, through a radical SAM enzyme-mediated process.), whose protein sequence is MKTETERPARDAGTAQHGRVGRRRSTTRDHITHVALELFATRGFDDVSVDDVAHAAGISRRTLFRYFSSKNAIPWADFDASLTDLRDLLNAVPHDVPLDAALRSALLEFNSFDESETPRHRRRMQVILQTDALQAYSMTMYAGWRGVIAAFVARRLDTKPTALVPQTVAWTVLGVALTAYEQWLADETVSLPDALGEAFDIVREGIGAV, encoded by the coding sequence ATGAAGACCGAGACGGAGCGTCCCGCGCGCGATGCCGGGACCGCCCAGCACGGCCGGGTGGGCCGTCGCCGCTCCACCACGCGCGACCACATCACCCACGTGGCCCTCGAGCTGTTCGCGACCCGCGGCTTCGACGACGTCAGCGTCGACGACGTCGCCCATGCCGCCGGAATCTCCCGGCGCACCCTGTTCCGCTACTTCTCGTCGAAGAATGCCATCCCCTGGGCCGACTTCGACGCGAGTCTGACCGATCTGCGGGACCTGTTGAACGCCGTCCCCCACGACGTGCCGCTGGACGCCGCCCTGCGCTCGGCATTGTTGGAATTCAACAGCTTTGACGAATCCGAGACACCCCGGCACCGGCGCCGCATGCAGGTCATCCTGCAGACCGACGCGCTGCAGGCCTACTCGATGACGATGTACGCAGGCTGGCGCGGCGTGATAGCGGCGTTCGTCGCGCGCCGGCTGGACACCAAGCCGACGGCTCTGGTGCCGCAGACAGTGGCGTGGACGGTTCTCGGGGTGGCGCTGACGGCCTACGAACAGTGGCTCGCCGACGAGACCGTCTCGCTGCCCGACGCCCTGGGCGAAGCCTTCGACATCGTCCGCGAGGGCATCGGCGCCGTGTGA
- a CDS encoding RNA polymerase sigma factor, whose product MSARRDDKGVRGESDGDAPQTLLALYDTALPVVYGYFVRRCGDRGTAEDLTSETFLAAMDAARRDSPPAISVPWLIGVARHKLADHYRRRHDRFTVPVPETPEPAEPFDDWDAELDRIVAEAALARLPEQHRMVLTLRYLDDRPVPECAELIGRTVHATEALLVRAKRAFRSEYQDTEYQDGGAS is encoded by the coding sequence ATGAGCGCCCGGCGCGACGATAAGGGTGTGAGGGGCGAATCAGACGGTGATGCTCCGCAGACGCTGCTGGCGCTGTACGACACGGCGCTGCCCGTGGTCTACGGGTACTTCGTGCGGCGCTGCGGTGACCGGGGCACCGCGGAAGACCTGACGTCGGAGACGTTTCTGGCGGCGATGGACGCCGCCCGCCGGGATTCGCCACCGGCGATCTCGGTGCCCTGGTTGATCGGTGTGGCCCGGCACAAGCTGGCCGACCACTACCGGCGCAGGCACGACCGCTTCACCGTCCCCGTACCCGAAACACCCGAGCCCGCAGAGCCTTTCGACGACTGGGACGCCGAGCTGGACCGGATCGTCGCCGAGGCCGCGCTGGCCCGGTTACCCGAACAGCACCGCATGGTGCTGACACTGCGATATCTGGATGACCGCCCGGTGCCCGAATGCGCCGAGTTGATCGGACGCACCGTGCACGCCACCGAGGCCCTGCTGGTACGGGCCAAGCGGGCATTCCGGAGCGAATACCAGGACACCGAATACCAGGACGGAGGTGCGTCATGA
- a CDS encoding VOC family protein: MHNSHDPLTVLAGGESPVQPDPAFAARLRARLEAAVTLPKGVVMSGTDTAIADLNAPATAPVAAPRPAALPYLAVADARAALTWYVDALGAVVVGDPIVMDDGRIGHAELTLAGGVLYLADEFPELGLKAPAAQSVSVSLMLNVPDTDAALAQARQHGAQVQREPYDAHGSRTAVVIDPFGHRWMLTGPVPVTVPIEHGDIGYISVQTPDAQRAAAFYRHVLGWDYDPDTRKVTGNRMHTGIFETTGPQTVFCCYAVRDLDAARQAILDAGGRVGTPEEHEWGPTLDATDALGTDFAVFQPAPGIARPELNGAGPGELSYMTYYVTDSAAFKDFYGAVLGWTFEPGRIEDGWAVQGCHPMSGAAGGAAQSVAVPMWTVTDIDAAVARVREAGGTVIDEPSRQPYGMSAECTDDQGARFYLGAF; encoded by the coding sequence ATGCACAACAGTCACGACCCACTGACGGTCCTGGCCGGCGGCGAAAGCCCCGTACAACCGGACCCGGCCTTCGCGGCCCGGTTGCGGGCGCGTCTGGAAGCCGCCGTCACCCTTCCGAAAGGAGTTGTCATGAGTGGAACCGACACCGCCATCGCCGATCTGAACGCACCTGCCACCGCCCCGGTCGCGGCGCCCCGGCCCGCGGCCCTGCCCTATCTCGCGGTGGCCGACGCCCGGGCCGCGCTGACCTGGTACGTCGACGCGCTGGGTGCCGTCGTCGTCGGGGACCCGATCGTCATGGACGACGGCCGGATCGGGCACGCCGAGCTGACGCTCGCCGGTGGCGTGCTGTACCTGGCCGACGAGTTCCCCGAGCTCGGCCTGAAAGCGCCAGCAGCCCAATCTGTTTCGGTGAGCCTGATGCTCAACGTGCCCGATACCGACGCCGCGCTCGCGCAGGCCCGGCAGCACGGCGCGCAGGTGCAGCGGGAACCGTACGACGCCCACGGCTCGCGGACCGCGGTCGTGATCGACCCGTTCGGGCACCGCTGGATGCTCACCGGACCGGTCCCGGTCACTGTGCCGATCGAGCACGGCGACATCGGCTACATCTCGGTGCAGACACCGGACGCCCAGCGGGCCGCCGCGTTCTACCGGCACGTGCTCGGCTGGGACTACGACCCCGACACCCGCAAGGTGACGGGCAACCGCATGCACACCGGCATCTTCGAGACCACCGGCCCACAGACGGTGTTCTGCTGCTACGCGGTGCGTGATCTCGACGCCGCCCGGCAGGCGATCCTGGACGCGGGCGGCCGGGTGGGCACGCCCGAGGAGCACGAGTGGGGCCCGACGCTCGACGCCACGGATGCGCTCGGCACCGACTTCGCGGTGTTCCAGCCGGCGCCGGGAATCGCCCGGCCCGAGCTGAACGGCGCAGGGCCAGGCGAACTTTCGTATATGACGTACTACGTCACCGACTCGGCCGCGTTCAAGGATTTCTACGGCGCGGTGCTGGGCTGGACGTTCGAGCCGGGTCGCATCGAGGACGGCTGGGCAGTGCAGGGGTGCCACCCGATGTCCGGCGCGGCCGGCGGCGCCGCACAGTCCGTCGCCGTCCCGATGTGGACCGTGACCGACATCGACGCCGCGGTGGCGCGAGTCCGCGAGGCCGGGGGCACCGTCATCGACGAACCGTCCCGGCAGCCGTACGGCATGTCGGCGGAGTGCACCGACGACCAGGGCGCCCGGTTCTACCTCGGCGCTTTCTGA
- a CDS encoding NAD(P)/FAD-dependent oxidoreductase, with product MTTNGGIVIVGGGLAAARTAEQLRKAEYAGPITLISDEVHLPYDRPPLSKDVLRAEVDDTTLKPAEFYADNDITLLLGSGAVKLDTEAQTVTRANGEVVAYDELVIATGLVPRTIPSLPALDGIRVLRTYDESLALREHAGSAKRAVVIGAGFIGCEVAASLRKMGVEVTIVEPQPTPLASVLGTEIGELVARLHRAEGVDVRCGVGVTGVTGTGHVEKVQLADGTELDADVVVVGIGSRPSTDWLEGSGIAVDNGVVCDAAGRTSAPNVWAIGDVASWRDAAGHQVRVEHWSNVAEQARVIVPAMLGQDATAAVVVPYFWSDQYDVKIQCLGEPKAGDTVHIVEDDGRKFLAFYERDGAVSGVVGGGMPGKVMKNRAKVAAAVPIADVL from the coding sequence GTGACTACAAACGGAGGCATCGTCATCGTCGGTGGCGGTCTGGCCGCTGCACGCACGGCGGAGCAACTGCGCAAAGCGGAGTACGCCGGGCCGATCACGCTGATCAGCGACGAGGTCCATCTGCCGTACGACCGGCCGCCACTGTCCAAGGACGTGCTGCGCGCCGAGGTCGACGACACGACGCTCAAGCCCGCCGAGTTCTACGCCGACAACGACATCACGCTGCTGCTCGGCTCGGGCGCGGTCAAGCTGGACACCGAGGCCCAGACGGTGACGCGCGCCAACGGCGAGGTCGTCGCGTACGACGAGCTGGTCATCGCCACCGGCCTGGTGCCCCGCACCATCCCGTCGCTGCCCGCTCTCGACGGCATCCGGGTGCTGCGCACCTACGACGAGTCGCTGGCGCTGCGTGAGCACGCCGGTTCGGCCAAGCGCGCCGTGGTGATCGGCGCCGGCTTCATCGGCTGCGAGGTGGCGGCGAGCCTGCGCAAGATGGGTGTCGAGGTCACGATCGTCGAGCCGCAGCCCACGCCGCTGGCGTCGGTGCTCGGTACCGAGATCGGTGAACTGGTGGCCCGGCTGCACCGCGCCGAGGGTGTCGACGTGCGGTGCGGCGTCGGGGTCACCGGGGTGACGGGCACCGGCCACGTCGAGAAGGTGCAACTGGCGGACGGCACCGAACTCGACGCCGACGTCGTCGTCGTCGGTATCGGGTCGCGCCCGTCGACCGACTGGCTCGAAGGTAGCGGCATCGCCGTCGACAACGGCGTCGTGTGCGACGCCGCCGGCCGCACCAGTGCCCCGAACGTGTGGGCCATCGGTGATGTCGCCTCCTGGCGTGACGCCGCGGGACACCAAGTGCGCGTGGAACATTGGAGCAATGTGGCCGAGCAGGCGCGGGTGATCGTGCCGGCGATGCTGGGCCAGGACGCCACCGCCGCCGTGGTGGTGCCCTACTTCTGGAGCGACCAGTACGACGTCAAAATCCAGTGCCTGGGCGAGCCCAAGGCCGGTGACACCGTGCACATCGTCGAGGACGACGGCCGCAAGTTCCTGGCGTTCTACGAGCGCGACGGCGCCGTCAGCGGCGTCGTCGGCGGCGGCATGCCGGGCAAGGTGATGAAGAACCGCGCCAAGGTCGCGGCCGCCGTCCCGATCGCCGACGTCCTCTAG
- a CDS encoding Lrp/AsnC family transcriptional regulator produces the protein MESVDETDERILAELADNARATFAEIGERVGLSAPAVKRRVDRLLATGVIRGFTTVVDRNVIGWGTEAYVQVYCHGTITPAQLREAWEGIPEVVSAATVTGTSDAILHLMTRDMRHLEAVLERIRGSAAIERSESIVVLSNIVERRVGGRGHA, from the coding sequence GTGGAAAGCGTCGACGAGACCGACGAGCGCATCCTGGCCGAGTTGGCGGACAACGCGCGCGCCACGTTCGCCGAGATCGGCGAACGGGTGGGCCTGTCGGCGCCCGCCGTCAAACGCCGCGTCGACCGGCTGCTGGCCACCGGCGTCATCCGGGGCTTCACGACGGTCGTCGACCGGAACGTGATCGGTTGGGGGACAGAGGCATACGTTCAGGTGTACTGCCACGGCACCATCACGCCGGCGCAGCTGCGGGAGGCCTGGGAGGGCATCCCCGAGGTGGTCTCGGCCGCCACGGTGACCGGCACGTCCGACGCGATCCTGCATCTCATGACCCGGGACATGCGGCATCTGGAGGCGGTGCTGGAGCGCATCCGGGGCAGTGCGGCGATCGAACGCAGCGAGAGCATCGTGGTGCTGTCGAACATCGTCGAGCGCCGGGTCGGTGGCCGGGGCCACGCCTGA